From one Triticum urartu cultivar G1812 chromosome 3, Tu2.1, whole genome shotgun sequence genomic stretch:
- the LOC125547738 gene encoding reticulon-like protein B9, which yields MAMGGGSHLNGHRAPRLFGRERPVHAALGGREAADIILWRRPKVSASILGAATAAWGLFEVAEYHFLTLACYAAMITMLTFFIWTNASAFLNLPVPRIPETILSERTAKQVILALHRRLTWFVHRLYAIACGEDIKKFIMTVVSLYIASVVATCFSSLTLLYLVVLCTMTVPALYERYEHEVDHLVATGARDVRTHFAKMDSGVLRKIPRGKGATTAHGAAANNVHGWHRSHVN from the exons ATGGCAATGGGAGGAGGATCACATTTGAACGGACACCGGGCGCCGAGGCTGTTCGGCAGGGAAAGGCCGGTCCATGCCGCCCTCGGTGGACGCGAAG CCGCGGACATCATCCTGTGGAGGAGGCCGAAGGTGTCGGCGTCGATCCTcggcgcggcgacggcggcgtgggGTCTGTTCGAGGTGGCGGAGTACCACTTCCTGACGCTGGCGTGCTACGCCGCCATGATCACCATGCTCACCTTCTTCATCTGGACCAACGCCTCCGCTTTCCTGAACCT GCCGGTTCCAAGGATCCCTGAGACAATCCTGTCGGAGAGGACGGCGAAGCAGGTGATCCTGGCCCTGCACAGGCGGCTCACCTGGTTCGTGCACCGGCTGTACGCCATCGCCTGCggggaggacatcaagaagttcaTCATG ACGGTGGTGTCTCTGTACATCGCGTCGGTCGTCGCGACCTGCTTCAGCTCCCTCACCCTGCTCTACCTCG TTGTGTTGTGCACGATGACGGTGCCGGCGCTGTACGAGCGGTACGAGCACGAGGTGGACCACCTGGTGGCTACGGGGGCGCGCGACGTCCGTACCCACTTCGCCAAGATGGACTCCGGCGTGCTCCGGAAGATCCCCAGAGGCAAAGGTGCCACCACCGCGCACGGCGCGGCGGCCAACAACGTGCACGGGTGGCATCGCTCGCACGTCAACTAA